Part of the Streptomyces sp. NBC_01353 genome, GAAGCAGGAAGATCCAACATCGGGTGCCGACGCTACCGACGCCGACCACCTTGCGGGCGACGTCCGCCAGCCGGTAGTCCTCCAGGAGCGTGCGCCGGTCGGACGCCAGCGTGCGGCCGTACCGCTCGATCAGGCCCCGGAACTGGCGCTCGAGCGCGGTGCGTTCGACGTCCGGCAGTATGTCGCTGATCGGGACGAGCAGTGGGGGGTCCGCGGCGATCATGGGCCGGCCGTCGACCGTCTCGGTGACCTTGGCGAAGGCCTGCAGACTGTCGCGGGTGCGTGCCTTCGCCATGGCGCGAGCCAGGTTCTTCTGACCGCGCTTGTGCAGCCGGGCCGAGGCCATGTCCTCAAGGCGGTCCGCGTCGATCCCCGCGTACCAGACGTCGATGGTGCGCATACCCGCGAAGCGGATCATCGCCTCGCGGTACGAACGGACCGTGGACCTGACGATGCGGGCGCGCTCGGCGTCGTCGAAGTCGTTCGCCCGTCCCGCGATGACGAAACTGGCCGACAGCCGCTTGACATCCCACTCCCAGGGGCCTGGCAGCGTCTCGTCGAAGTCGTTGATGTCGAACATCAACTTCCTCTCCGGCGAGGCGAGCAGACGGAAGTTCAGCAGGTGTGCGTCCCCGCACAGCTGGGCCGTGAGTCCCGAACGCGGGCTGCCGGCCAGGTCGGACGCCATGATCGCGGCGGCGCCCCGGTAGAAGCGGAACGGGGACTCCGTCATCCGGCCGTAGCGGATCGGGACGAGTTCGGGCACCCGTGTCGCGGACTGCGCCTCCAGGATCGCCATCGGATCCGGCCTGTCAGGAGACGGCTTGTACTCGGCGTGGCCCGACCGGGGCGAGCGGCGCCGGGCCTCCTTGCCGAGAGCCGCGCGTTCCTCGGGAGTGGCGTGGGCTGCCGCGCGTAGCGCCGTGGTCGCGTTCTGGGGCATTGAAGACCCTCCTGTTCTGGCCTTGGGCCACATGTCGGCACCGGCGACGGCCGTCAGGGCCTCTCACATGAGGGGCGCACGGTTCGCCGCGGCGTGGGGGCGGGCGCATGCTCAGTGGGCCGCGGTGGTCTCGGCGTGAGATGCGGGCGGTAGCGCCGGTCGGTCAGGAAGCAGCTCCGTGGTGACGAAGGCGATCACTGCCGCGAGGATCGCGATGGGCATCATGGCTGAGCCTCCCAGCAGGAGGACGACGAGGACCACGCTGCTGACCGGCAGCCGCAGGGTGCTGGCCGTAGCGGCAGCCATCCCTGCCGCCATGGCGGGGACGACGCCCAGACCGGGCAGGGGGGCCAGCAGGGCCCCGGCGGCGGCTCCGAGGAAGAGGGCGGGGAAGACGGGGCCACCGCGCAGGCTGCCCAGGCAGAGGGTGTAGGCGATGCCTTTGCAGATAAGGACGGCGACCAGTGCCCCCACGCTCCAGGCGTACGGGTCGGCGGCCAGCAGGCCCAGGGTGGTCTGGCCCGACAACGCGACGTCCGCGGGGGTGCGGCCGGTGATCAGGGCGTAGAGGGAGGCGCAGCCTGCGGCTGCCACGGCACACAGGACGGTGCGGGAGACCACGCCCGCGGAGACGTACGCGGCGATGCGTCGGGCGGCCGCCAGTACGGGGTGCAGGAGGACGGCGAGGGCGAGGGCGATGGGGATCGTCCAGAGGACGTCACCCGCATCCAGGTGAGGGAAGGGCATGGGTAGCTTGAGGCTGAGGCTGCCCGTTTCCAGCCCGGTCCAGCGTCCGAAGCCGGTGAAGACCAGTGCCCCGATTCCGCTGGAGAGCAGGGCGGGCAGCATGACCGCGAACAGCTGCGGCCCGCCGGCCCCCGCCACCTCGATCAGGAGCACCGCGGCGATCAGCGGGTTGCCGAAGATCGCCGCGATGGCGGCCGCGGCGCCGGCCGCGCCCAGCAGAACGGTTGTCTGCGGGGTCGCCGGAGTCCGTGTGAGGTCGCGGAAGAGCAGGGCGAGGCCGCAGCCCAGAGCGATCAGCGGTGCCTCCGGCCCCAGCACGGCGCCGAGGGGCAGACTCGCGACTGCCGCGAGCAGGATGCCGGGCAGAGTGACCGGCGGAGTTCCGTCGGTGTGGAGGCCGGAGGCGGGAACGTGTCCGCCGGCGCCGGGCAGATGCGCGGCGACCAGACCGACGACGACTCCGGCGACCAGGAGCAGGGGAATTGGCCACCACCATGGCGGGGTGTCCCAGCCCAGCCCGTGCGGAAGGTCCGCCCACACGAGGTGTTCCATCTCGTGCAGTCCGACGAGAAACCAGAACGCGGCCAGCGAGACCGGGATGCCGAGGAGAGCGGAGAAGACGAGGATCTTGAGGTAGCCGGGAGCGCGGAGGATGTCACGCAGCCGGTCCGCCTCCAGGGGCTGCTGCCCGCTGCCGGGGTCCGCGGGGTGAGCGTTGGTCTCCGTCATGGATGGCCTTCCTCCTTACCCCTCACCAGGATCCTCCGGGAGGGCCGCCGAAGCGGCGCCGACGGCGGGAGGGGGGCGAACGGCCGATCCCTCCGTTTCCGATGATCCGCCCGGCCGGCGTTCCGCGCCGCTGGAGGGCTGCGGGGCGGCGTGCGCCGGGCGTGGACGCGACACCGGACAGCGGTGGGAGCCGGCGGCGGGACTGTCGGGCCGACTCCGGAGGCATGGGCCCGATCGTCCGACACGGTCTGCTGGTGCGCGGCCTGGGGTCGGTCCGGCTGTCGGCTGCCTGGCCTGGCGACTCGCCGCGGATGGGCACGCCGACGCATGGGCCGAGGGCCCGTACGCGTCGGGGGACGCGTACGGGCCCTCGGCCCATGCGGGGTGCCAGGACTACTCGATGACGAGCTCGACCTGGATGTTGCCGCGCGTGGCCTTGGAGTACGGGCAGAACGCGTGGGTCTTCTCGAGGAGTTCGCGGCCCGGCTCGCCCTGGAGGTGGTCGGGGAACTCGGCGCGCATGACGACCGCGAGGCCGAAGCCGCCGTCCGTCTCGTCCTTGCCGATGGAGACCTCGGCCGTGATGGAGGCGTCCTTGACGTCGATCTTCTCCTGGCGTGCCACCAGACCCATGGCGCTCGCGAAGCAGGCCGCGTAGCCGGCGGCGAAGAGCTGCTCCGGGTTCGTGCCCTGGCCGTTGCCGCCGAGGGCCTGGGGGTGGGCGAGGGGGAGGTCGATGTGGCCGTCGGAGCTGACGGCGCGGCCCTCGCGGCCGTTGGCGGTGGCGACGGCGGTGTAGATCGCGTTCATGGGTCCTCGTTTCCGTTCAGGTCGGGGTGCGCTCACCAAGGTAGCGTGCAATTCAGTTGTGCACAACTGAATGGCTTGCGATGGGGTGTCCCGTACCCTGGAGGCATGGAGACTCTCGACACGACCCGGGACGAGGACTTCCTCCGGCTCGACCACCAGATCTGCTTCTCGCTGCACGCCGCCACCCGCGCCTTCAACGGCGTCTACCGCGGCGCCCTCAAGGAGCTCGGGCTCACCTACCCCCAGTACCTGGTGATGCTGGTGCTCTGGGAGCACGGCGAGCTGCCCGTCAAGCGGATCGGCGAGCATCTGCGCCTCGACTCCGGGACCCTGTCCCCCCTGCTCAAGCGGCTGGAGGCGGCCGGCTACGTCGAGCGGCGGCGCAGCGCGGAGGACGAGCGGTCGGTCACCGCGCGCCCCACCGAAGCCGGGACGGCGCTGCGGGAGAAGGCCCTGGACGTGCCGAAGCGGATCGCCGCAGCGACGGGCATGGAGCTGGAGGAGATGCGCGCGCTGCGGGCCCGGCTCAACGAGTTGGCCGTCCGGCTCGACAGCGTCGACCCGGACGACCTGAGCGCCTGCGAGTAGGCGCACGCATCTGAACGGCGAAGGGCCTGTCCCGTGGATCCTGCCGGGCGTCGCCCGACACGATCCGCAGGACAGGCCCCGCCCGTCCCGTGCCGCTTCCTAGTCGCCCGAGGTGATCCTTGGCACCTTCCGCAGCAGGACCGCCACCAGCACCGCCGTCAGCAGCGCGAAGCCCGCGCTCAGCGCCGACGCCGACTGCAGAGCCGTGGTGAAGGACTCCCGCGCCGTCGCCAGCAGCCCCTCGTCCGCCACCGCGCTCGCCGCGCCCAGGGACTCCCGCGCCGCGGCCGGGGCGTCGCCCGGGATACCGCTCCGGTAGACCGCGACCGCCACACTGCCGGTCACCGCGATCCCCAGGGCCAGGCCCAGGTCGTACGCCGTCTGACCGGTCGCCGCCGCCGCGCCCGCCTTCTCCGGCGGAGCCGCTCCGACCGCCAGGGCCGTGCCGAGGACACTGATCGGGGCTGCCCCGAACATGATCACCGCGAGGCCCAGGGAGGCCACCTCGACCCCGGCGGCCAGGGCGATCGCCGCGTACCCGGCCAGCGAGACCAGCAGGCCGCCGATCAGGACGTACGCCGGGCGGAAGCGACGGGCGAGCGGCGGGGTCAGCTGCGATCCGGCGATCAGCCCCACCGCCCCCGGCAGCAGCCAGAGACCGGCCTCGAGCGGCGACTGGCCGGCAACCGCCTGGAGGTACTGCGGAACCAGGTACTCCACCCCGTTCAGCGCGGTCATGCCGAGCAGCAGGGTGAGCAGTGCCCCCGTGAAGGCGCGGTCGCGGAAGAGCCGCAGATCGAGCAGCGGGGTGGTCAGCCGGTTCTGGCGGCGGACGAAGAGCAGCGTGAGGGCGATACCGCCGGCGAAGGCCGCGGCCGCCTCCGCCGTCGGACCGTGCGAGGCCACCGACTTCACCCCGTAGACCATTGGCAGGACCGCCAGCAGGAAGAGCGCCACACTCGGCACATCGATCCGGCCGGCCCCCGGATCGCGGTACTCCGGCAGCAGCACCGGCGCCGTGACCAGGGCGATCAGCATGATCGGCAGGCCGATCAGAAACACCGAACCCCACCACCAGGACGCCAGAAGCACGCCGCCGACGATCGGGCCGATCGCCAGGCCGACCGAGAGCGCGGTCACCCACATCGCGATCGCGGTCGCCCGCTGCCGTGCGTCGGTGAACATGTGGCTGATCAGGGCGAGCGTGGAGGGCAGCACGGCGGCTCCCGCCACGCCCAGCAGGGCGCGGGCCGCGATGAGGGTCTCGGCGTTCGGGGCGTACGCGGCGAGCAGCGAGGCCAGCAGGAAGCCCGCCGAGCCCGCCATCAGCAGCCGGCGCCGGCCGAGGCGGTCGCCGAGCGTGCCCATGATGACCAGGGTGCCGGCGGTGAGAAAGCCGTAGATGTCGGTGATCCACAGCAACTGGGCGCTGCTCGGCCGCAGATCGGCGGCCAGGTAGGGGGTGGCGAGCCAGAGGACGCCGAGGTCGGCCGTCATCAGGGTGACCGGGAGGAGCAGGACGGCGAGTCCGAGCCACTGGCGGGCGCCGGCCTTCGCCGGCGCCGCCCCGGCGGGGGTCGCGGGGGTGTGGGTCGTGGTCATCGCGGCAGCGCTCCGATCAGGGATTCCTCGGCGG contains:
- a CDS encoding organic hydroperoxide resistance protein translates to MNAIYTAVATANGREGRAVSSDGHIDLPLAHPQALGGNGQGTNPEQLFAAGYAACFASAMGLVARQEKIDVKDASITAEVSIGKDETDGGFGLAVVMRAEFPDHLQGEPGRELLEKTHAFCPYSKATRGNIQVELVIE
- a CDS encoding MarR family transcriptional regulator produces the protein METLDTTRDEDFLRLDHQICFSLHAATRAFNGVYRGALKELGLTYPQYLVMLVLWEHGELPVKRIGEHLRLDSGTLSPLLKRLEAAGYVERRRSAEDERSVTARPTEAGTALREKALDVPKRIAAATGMELEEMRALRARLNELAVRLDSVDPDDLSACE
- a CDS encoding chloride channel protein produces the protein MTETNAHPADPGSGQQPLEADRLRDILRAPGYLKILVFSALLGIPVSLAAFWFLVGLHEMEHLVWADLPHGLGWDTPPWWWPIPLLLVAGVVVGLVAAHLPGAGGHVPASGLHTDGTPPVTLPGILLAAVASLPLGAVLGPEAPLIALGCGLALLFRDLTRTPATPQTTVLLGAAGAAAAIAAIFGNPLIAAVLLIEVAGAGGPQLFAVMLPALLSSGIGALVFTGFGRWTGLETGSLSLKLPMPFPHLDAGDVLWTIPIALALAVLLHPVLAAARRIAAYVSAGVVSRTVLCAVAAAGCASLYALITGRTPADVALSGQTTLGLLAADPYAWSVGALVAVLICKGIAYTLCLGSLRGGPVFPALFLGAAAGALLAPLPGLGVVPAMAAGMAAATASTLRLPVSSVVLVVLLLGGSAMMPIAILAAVIAFVTTELLPDRPALPPASHAETTAAH
- a CDS encoding DUF2252 domain-containing protein — its product is MPQNATTALRAAAHATPEERAALGKEARRRSPRSGHAEYKPSPDRPDPMAILEAQSATRVPELVPIRYGRMTESPFRFYRGAAAIMASDLAGSPRSGLTAQLCGDAHLLNFRLLASPERKLMFDINDFDETLPGPWEWDVKRLSASFVIAGRANDFDDAERARIVRSTVRSYREAMIRFAGMRTIDVWYAGIDADRLEDMASARLHKRGQKNLARAMAKARTRDSLQAFAKVTETVDGRPMIAADPPLLVPISDILPDVERTALERQFRGLIERYGRTLASDRRTLLEDYRLADVARKVVGVGSVGTRCWIFLLLGRDDRDPLFLQAKEADTSVLAAHVGASMYRNEGERVVAGQRLMQATSDIFLGWERVDGIDGKKRDFYVRQLRDWKGIAMPETMNPRRMEAFGELCGVTLARAHARSGDRIAIAAYLGGGDSFDRALATFAEAYADQNERDHQALLDAVSTGRLPAEELPAA
- a CDS encoding MFS transporter produces the protein MTTTHTPATPAGAAPAKAGARQWLGLAVLLLPVTLMTADLGVLWLATPYLAADLRPSSAQLLWITDIYGFLTAGTLVIMGTLGDRLGRRRLLMAGSAGFLLASLLAAYAPNAETLIAARALLGVAGAAVLPSTLALISHMFTDARQRATAIAMWVTALSVGLAIGPIVGGVLLASWWWGSVFLIGLPIMLIALVTAPVLLPEYRDPGAGRIDVPSVALFLLAVLPMVYGVKSVASHGPTAEAAAAFAGGIALTLLFVRRQNRLTTPLLDLRLFRDRAFTGALLTLLLGMTALNGVEYLVPQYLQAVAGQSPLEAGLWLLPGAVGLIAGSQLTPPLARRFRPAYVLIGGLLVSLAGYAAIALAAGVEVASLGLAVIMFGAAPISVLGTALAVGAAPPEKAGAAAATGQTAYDLGLALGIAVTGSVAVAVYRSGIPGDAPAAARESLGAASAVADEGLLATARESFTTALQSASALSAGFALLTAVLVAVLLRKVPRITSGD